One Chromobacterium paludis genomic window carries:
- the hypE gene encoding hydrogenase expression/formation protein HypE, translating into MNRIDFAHGRVDLSHGSGGRAMAKLIEQLFVAEFDNGYLGAQHDGAALPLPPAGSRLILATDSHVVSPLFFPGGDIGSLAVHGTVNDVAMCGGAPLYLTAGFILEEGFPLADLRRIVQSMAAAAREAGVAVVTGDTKVVQQGKGDGVFITTTGVGYAPAGVDISPRRIRPGDKILLSGHLGDHGVAILSLRENLGFETALQSDSAALHTLVADMLRAAPDLRCLRDPTRGGLAAVLNEFAQQAGCGMHIRESALPIRQAVTAACELLGLDPLYVANEGKLVAVCAPEDADALLAAMRAHPQGRDAAVIGEAIADANQFVQMETAFGGRRMVDWINGEQLPRIC; encoded by the coding sequence ATGAACCGCATAGACTTTGCCCACGGCCGGGTGGACCTCAGCCACGGCAGCGGCGGACGCGCCATGGCCAAGCTGATCGAGCAGCTGTTCGTCGCCGAGTTCGACAACGGCTATCTGGGCGCGCAACACGACGGCGCCGCCCTGCCCCTGCCGCCGGCCGGCAGCCGGCTGATTCTGGCTACCGACAGCCATGTCGTCTCGCCGCTGTTCTTCCCCGGCGGCGACATCGGCAGCCTGGCGGTGCACGGCACCGTCAACGACGTGGCGATGTGCGGCGGCGCGCCGCTGTATCTGACCGCCGGCTTCATTCTGGAGGAAGGCTTCCCGCTGGCCGATCTGCGCCGGATCGTTCAATCCATGGCCGCCGCCGCGCGCGAGGCCGGCGTGGCCGTCGTCACCGGCGACACCAAGGTGGTGCAGCAAGGCAAGGGCGACGGCGTATTCATCACCACCACCGGCGTCGGCTACGCGCCGGCCGGCGTCGACATCTCGCCGCGCCGCATCCGCCCCGGCGACAAAATCCTGCTGTCCGGCCACCTGGGCGACCACGGCGTGGCCATCCTGTCGCTGCGCGAGAACCTGGGCTTCGAAACCGCCTTGCAATCCGACAGCGCCGCGCTGCACACGCTGGTGGCGGACATGCTGCGCGCCGCGCCGGACCTGCGCTGCCTGCGCGACCCGACCCGCGGCGGCCTGGCGGCCGTGCTCAATGAGTTCGCCCAGCAAGCCGGCTGCGGCATGCATATCCGCGAGTCCGCGCTCCCGATACGCCAGGCAGTCACCGCCGCCTGCGAACTCTTGGGACTAGACCCGCTTTACGTAGCCAACGAAGGCAAGCTGGTGGCCGTCTGCGCGCCGGAAGACGCCGACGCGCTGCTGGCCGCCATGCGCGCCCACCCGCAAGGACGCGACGCCGCCGTCATCGGTGAAGCCATCGCCGACGCCAACCAGTTTGTGCAGATGGAAACCGCCTTTGGCGGCCGGCGGATGGTGGACTGGATCAACGGCGAGCAGCTGCCGAGGATTTGTTGA
- a CDS encoding HypC/HybG/HupF family hydrogenase formation chaperone, with protein MCLAIPARVTEILDSDRVKVELGGIQKTISTALVEDVRLGDYLIVHVGFAIGKLDPDEAERTLALLAEMGAMPDNPAAYR; from the coding sequence ATGTGCCTGGCCATCCCCGCCCGCGTCACCGAAATCCTGGACTCAGACCGGGTCAAGGTGGAGCTGGGCGGCATTCAAAAAACCATCTCCACCGCGCTGGTGGAAGACGTCCGCCTGGGCGACTACCTGATCGTCCACGTCGGCTTCGCCATCGGCAAACTGGACCCAGACGAAGCGGAACGCACCCTGGCCCTGCTGGCCGAAATGGGCGCCATGCCGGACAACCCCGCGGCCTACCGCTAG
- the hypB gene encoding hydrogenase nickel incorporation protein HypB, whose amino-acid sequence MCTTCGCGHGQIRINGKRGHSHGAPRNGYRLAAQAHGPLDAVHAPDTPAERIIAIEQDILSDNNARAARNRRLLAERGIFALNLVSSPGSGKTSLLVDTLRRWAGRRPVAVVEGDQQTANDAERIRATGAPAVQINTGKGCHLDARMVAQALERLQEDQAMPDGGLLLIENVGNLVCPAAFDLGEAHKVAILSVTEGEDKPLKYPDMFRAADLLIISKTDLLPYLDFDVDAAIRMARQVRPGLPVIRLSIKTGEGCDEWLSWLADGCGEGGWPCRANN is encoded by the coding sequence ATGTGCACAACTTGCGGCTGCGGCCACGGACAAATCCGCATCAACGGCAAGCGCGGCCATAGCCACGGCGCGCCCCGGAACGGCTACCGGCTGGCCGCTCAGGCGCACGGCCCCTTGGACGCCGTCCATGCGCCGGACACCCCGGCCGAACGCATCATCGCCATCGAGCAGGACATCCTGTCCGACAACAACGCGCGCGCCGCGCGCAACCGCCGCCTGCTGGCGGAACGCGGCATTTTCGCGCTCAACTTGGTGTCCAGCCCCGGTTCCGGCAAAACCAGCCTGCTGGTGGACACCCTGCGCCGCTGGGCCGGCCGCAGGCCGGTGGCGGTGGTGGAAGGCGACCAGCAAACCGCCAACGACGCCGAGCGCATCCGCGCCACCGGCGCGCCGGCGGTGCAGATCAACACCGGCAAGGGCTGCCATCTGGACGCGCGCATGGTGGCCCAGGCGCTGGAGCGGCTGCAAGAGGACCAGGCCATGCCGGACGGCGGCCTCTTGCTGATTGAAAACGTGGGTAATCTGGTCTGCCCCGCCGCCTTCGACCTGGGCGAGGCGCACAAGGTGGCCATTCTTTCCGTGACCGAGGGCGAGGACAAGCCGCTCAAATACCCGGACATGTTCCGCGCGGCGGACCTGTTGATCATCAGCAAGACCGACCTGCTGCCCTATCTGGACTTCGACGTGGACGCCGCCATCCGCATGGCGCGCCAGGTCCGGCCGGGCCTGCCGGTGATCCGCTTGTCCATCAAGACCGGCGAAGGCTGCGATGAATGGCTGTCCTGGCTGGCGGACGGCTGCGGCGAAGGAGGCTGGCCATGCCGCGCGAACAACTGA
- a CDS encoding hydrogenase maturation nickel metallochaperone HypA/HybF — translation MHELTLAESVVAIAETAARRAGARRVTRVRLALGLLAHVETDTLLYCCRLAARDSLAADADFQTERRPAQAQCGDCGCDAELTALPARCPRCGSQNLKLWGGEEMKVVDIGIS, via the coding sequence GTGCACGAACTGACACTTGCGGAAAGCGTGGTCGCCATCGCCGAGACCGCCGCGCGCCGCGCCGGCGCCCGCCGAGTCACCCGCGTCCGGCTGGCATTGGGATTGCTGGCCCATGTGGAGACAGACACCCTGCTCTATTGCTGCCGGCTGGCGGCGCGCGACAGCCTGGCGGCCGACGCGGACTTCCAGACCGAACGCCGCCCGGCCCAGGCCCAATGCGGCGACTGCGGCTGCGATGCCGAGCTGACCGCCCTGCCGGCCCGCTGCCCGCGCTGCGGCAGCCAGAACCTCAAGCTTTGGGGTGGCGAAGAGATGAAAGTGGTGGATATTGGAATCAGCTAG
- the hypF gene encoding carbamoyltransferase HypF, with product MPREQLTVRGIVQGVGFRPFVYRLAGELALSGWIRNDGDGVTMELQGDDARLDGFASRLLAERPPLARIDQVLRQPLPEQEQADGFAILASAAGGGHAAIGADSCVCDACLAELFNPANRRYRYPFINCTDCGPRYTLVKRLPYDRAQTSMAEFPQCPACLDEYRDPLHRRFHAEPNACSICGPSLALLDATGPVAGDAIAETLRRLQGGEIIAIKGLGGFHLACDARNPAAVARLRQRKAREEKPLAIMAANAASLDGLARMDELSGRLLRSPQRPIALLPKRAGCDDALPGVAPDVAWLGAMLPYTPLHYLLFHEAAGRPAGSAWLAEPQPLLLVMTSANPHGEPLITRNQDARALMPQLADAVLEHNRDIVTRCDDSVLRVGCHGHAQFLRRGRGYTPCAVGLSRGGPSVLALGAHLKNTLCLTRGNEAFLSQHIGDLDRVANCQALETAAAHLQTLLATRPALIAHDLHPDYFSSRLARNLAERLNIPALAVQHHHAHIAAILAEQQCDDTVLGLALDGVGLGDDGGAWGGELLLVDGAHCQRLGHLATLALPGGDRAAREPWRMAAAALHSWGDDAAIAARFPDEATAPQLARWLNQGKALQRTSSLGRLFDAAAALLGVAARTSFEAQAAMRLEGLAERGGLPAKPPRLHRIDTANVLDLSPLLRRLADGMAPAEGAALFHACLIEALADWAAQAARRHGLRRVACGGGCLQNAILARGLHAALGKRGLSMLQARLAPAGDGGLALGQAWVAQRHFHS from the coding sequence ATGCCGCGCGAACAACTGACGGTAAGAGGCATTGTGCAGGGCGTGGGCTTCCGTCCCTTCGTCTACCGCCTGGCCGGCGAACTGGCCCTGTCCGGCTGGATACGCAACGATGGCGACGGCGTGACCATGGAGCTGCAAGGCGACGACGCGCGGCTGGACGGCTTCGCTTCACGGCTGCTGGCGGAGCGCCCGCCGCTGGCGCGCATAGACCAGGTGCTGCGCCAGCCGCTGCCGGAACAGGAGCAGGCCGACGGCTTCGCCATACTGGCCAGCGCCGCCGGCGGCGGCCATGCCGCCATAGGCGCGGACAGCTGCGTATGCGACGCCTGCCTGGCCGAGCTGTTCAACCCGGCCAACCGCCGCTACCGCTACCCTTTCATCAATTGCACCGACTGCGGCCCGCGCTACACCCTGGTCAAACGTCTGCCCTATGACCGCGCCCAGACCAGCATGGCTGAGTTTCCGCAATGCCCGGCCTGCCTGGACGAATACCGGGATCCCCTGCACCGGCGCTTTCACGCCGAACCGAACGCCTGCTCGATTTGCGGCCCCAGCCTCGCCCTGTTGGACGCGACGGGACCGGTGGCCGGCGACGCCATCGCGGAAACGCTGAGGCGGCTGCAAGGCGGCGAGATCATCGCCATCAAGGGCCTGGGCGGATTCCACCTGGCCTGCGACGCCCGCAATCCCGCCGCCGTGGCCCGGCTGCGGCAACGCAAGGCGCGCGAGGAAAAACCGCTGGCCATCATGGCGGCCAACGCCGCCTCGCTGGACGGGCTGGCGCGGATGGACGAGCTGTCCGGCCGCCTGCTGCGCTCGCCGCAACGCCCCATCGCGCTGCTGCCCAAGCGCGCCGGCTGCGATGACGCGCTGCCCGGCGTGGCGCCGGATGTGGCTTGGCTGGGCGCCATGCTGCCCTACACCCCGCTGCACTACCTGCTGTTCCACGAGGCCGCGGGCCGGCCCGCCGGCTCGGCATGGCTGGCGGAACCACAGCCGCTGCTGCTGGTGATGACCAGCGCCAACCCGCATGGCGAGCCGCTGATCACCCGCAACCAAGACGCGCGCGCCCTGATGCCGCAACTGGCCGACGCCGTGCTGGAGCACAACCGCGACATCGTCACCCGCTGCGACGACAGCGTGCTGCGCGTGGGCTGCCACGGCCATGCGCAGTTCCTGCGCCGCGGCCGAGGCTACACGCCCTGCGCCGTCGGCCTGTCGCGCGGCGGCCCGTCCGTGCTGGCGCTGGGCGCGCACCTCAAAAACACGCTGTGCCTCACCCGCGGCAACGAGGCCTTCCTGTCCCAGCACATCGGCGACCTGGACCGCGTGGCCAACTGCCAGGCGCTGGAGACGGCGGCTGCGCACCTGCAAACCCTGCTGGCCACGCGCCCAGCCTTGATCGCGCATGACCTGCACCCCGACTACTTCAGCAGCCGCCTGGCGCGGAACCTGGCCGAGCGGCTGAACATTCCGGCGCTGGCCGTGCAGCACCATCACGCCCACATCGCCGCCATCCTGGCCGAACAGCAATGCGACGACACCGTGCTGGGCCTGGCGCTGGACGGCGTGGGCCTGGGCGACGACGGCGGCGCCTGGGGCGGCGAGCTGTTGCTGGTGGACGGCGCGCACTGCCAGCGCCTGGGCCACCTGGCCACGCTGGCGCTGCCCGGCGGCGACCGCGCCGCGCGCGAACCGTGGCGCATGGCCGCCGCCGCGCTGCACAGCTGGGGCGACGACGCCGCCATCGCCGCGCGCTTTCCCGACGAAGCCACCGCGCCGCAACTGGCGCGCTGGCTGAACCAGGGCAAGGCGCTGCAGCGCACCAGCAGCCTGGGCCGGCTGTTCGACGCCGCCGCCGCGCTGCTGGGCGTCGCCGCCCGCACCAGTTTCGAAGCCCAGGCCGCCATGCGGCTGGAAGGCTTGGCCGAACGCGGCGGCCTGCCGGCCAAACCGCCCCGCTTGCACCGCATCGACACCGCCAATGTGCTGGACCTGTCGCCGCTGCTGCGCCGGCTGGCGGACGGCATGGCCCCGGCCGAAGGCGCGGCGCTGTTCCATGCCTGCCTGATCGAGGCCCTGGCCGACTGGGCCGCCCAGGCGGCGCGCCGTCATGGCCTGCGCCGCGTGGCATGCGGCGGCGGCTGCCTGCAAAACGCCATCCTGGCGCGCGGCCTGCACGCCGCGCTGGGCAAGCGCGGCCTGTCCATGCTGCAGGCGCGCCTCGCGCCGGCCGGCGACGGCGGCCTGGCCCTGGGCCAGGCCTGGGTGGCGCAAAGACATTTCCATTCTTGA
- the fdhF gene encoding formate dehydrogenase subunit alpha: MEKVISVCPYCGSGCKLNLLVENGKIVGAEGADGVTNQGELCLKGYYGWDFLNDTKLLTPRLRHPMIRRRRGGEFERVSWDEAVAFVAGKLGEIKREHGPDSIMFTGSSRGTGNESNYIAQKFARAVIGTNNIDCCARVCHGPSVSGLMATLGNGAMSNSICEIEDTDCILVFGYNAADSHPIVARRILKAKQKGAKIIVCDPRYIETARVADLHLQLKNGSNMALVNAFAHVLISEGLYKADFVAEHAEGFEEYKAAVAKYTPEYAAEITGLPAELIRQAIRMYAAAPSATILWGMGVTQWGQAVDVVKGLSSLATLTGNLGRPHVGVGPVRGQNNVQGACDMGALPNTLPGYYDVSDAEARARFAEAWGVDSLPAEKGCSITEVAHRVEAGTLKAYYIFGEDPLQTEPDLGMMRRAFEKLDLIIVQDIFMTKTAMAADVILPATSWGEHENVFSSADRGFQRCYKAIEAPANVKDDWEIYSLIATAMGYPMHYDNAQQIWDELRGLCHLYAGASYDKMAGLGYVQWPCPSEDHPGTPWLYEGYQFDTPSGKAKLFAAEWRPPLEKVDAEYPLGLCTVREVGHYSCRSMTGNCAALQTLADEPGFVQIHPDDAVKYGIADQALVWVASRRGKVITRANHNPRVNAGAVYMTYQWWIGACNELTVDHLDPISKTPELKYCTVRVEPIADQAWAENHARGVYARLKADLRQAALAE; the protein is encoded by the coding sequence ATGGAGAAGGTGATTTCGGTTTGCCCGTACTGCGGTTCGGGCTGCAAGCTCAATCTCTTGGTGGAAAACGGCAAGATCGTCGGCGCGGAAGGCGCGGATGGCGTGACCAACCAGGGCGAGCTGTGTTTGAAGGGCTATTACGGCTGGGACTTCCTCAACGACACCAAGCTGCTGACGCCGCGTTTGCGCCATCCGATGATACGCCGCCGGCGCGGCGGCGAGTTCGAGCGCGTGAGTTGGGACGAGGCGGTGGCCTTCGTGGCGGGCAAATTGGGCGAGATCAAGCGCGAGCATGGTCCGGATTCCATCATGTTCACCGGCTCCTCGCGCGGCACCGGCAACGAGTCCAACTACATCGCGCAGAAGTTCGCCCGCGCGGTGATCGGCACCAACAACATCGACTGCTGCGCCCGGGTCTGCCACGGGCCGTCGGTGTCCGGGCTGATGGCCACGCTGGGCAACGGCGCGATGAGCAACTCGATCTGCGAGATCGAGGACACCGACTGCATCCTGGTGTTCGGCTACAACGCGGCCGATTCCCACCCCATCGTCGCCCGCCGCATCCTCAAGGCCAAACAGAAGGGCGCCAAGATCATCGTCTGCGACCCGCGCTACATCGAAACCGCGCGCGTGGCCGACTTGCATCTGCAATTGAAGAACGGCTCCAATATGGCGCTGGTCAACGCCTTCGCCCATGTGCTGATCAGCGAAGGCTTGTACAAGGCGGATTTCGTCGCCGAGCACGCCGAAGGCTTCGAGGAATACAAGGCCGCCGTCGCCAAGTACACGCCGGAATACGCGGCCGAGATCACCGGCCTGCCGGCCGAACTGATCCGCCAGGCCATCCGGATGTATGCCGCCGCGCCCAGCGCCACCATTCTGTGGGGCATGGGCGTGACCCAGTGGGGCCAGGCGGTGGATGTGGTCAAGGGTTTGTCCAGCCTCGCCACCCTCACCGGCAACCTGGGGCGGCCGCATGTCGGCGTCGGCCCGGTGCGCGGCCAGAACAACGTCCAGGGCGCCTGCGACATGGGCGCGCTGCCGAACACCCTGCCGGGCTATTACGATGTCAGCGACGCCGAGGCGCGCGCCCGCTTTGCTGAGGCTTGGGGCGTGGATAGTCTGCCGGCGGAGAAGGGCTGCAGCATCACCGAGGTGGCGCACCGCGTCGAGGCCGGCACGCTGAAGGCGTATTACATCTTCGGCGAAGACCCGTTGCAGACCGAGCCGGACCTGGGCATGATGCGCCGCGCTTTCGAGAAGCTGGACCTGATCATCGTGCAGGATATCTTCATGACCAAGACGGCGATGGCCGCCGACGTCATCCTGCCCGCCACCTCCTGGGGCGAGCACGAAAACGTGTTCTCCAGCGCCGACCGCGGTTTCCAGCGCTGCTACAAAGCCATTGAAGCGCCGGCCAACGTCAAGGATGACTGGGAAATCTACAGCCTGATCGCCACGGCCATGGGCTACCCCATGCATTACGACAACGCCCAGCAGATCTGGGACGAGCTGCGCGGCCTGTGCCATCTCTATGCCGGCGCCAGCTACGACAAGATGGCGGGCCTCGGCTATGTGCAATGGCCGTGCCCAAGCGAAGACCACCCCGGCACGCCGTGGCTGTACGAGGGCTATCAGTTCGACACGCCTAGCGGCAAGGCCAAGCTGTTCGCCGCCGAGTGGCGCCCGCCGCTGGAGAAAGTGGACGCTGAATATCCCTTGGGCCTATGCACGGTGCGTGAGGTGGGGCACTACTCCTGCCGCTCGATGACCGGCAACTGCGCGGCGCTGCAAACCTTGGCCGACGAACCGGGCTTTGTGCAGATCCACCCGGATGACGCTGTGAAATACGGCATCGCCGACCAGGCGCTGGTGTGGGTGGCCTCGCGCCGCGGCAAGGTGATCACCCGCGCCAACCATAATCCGCGCGTCAACGCGGGCGCGGTCTACATGACCTACCAGTGGTGGATAGGCGCCTGCAACGAGCTGACGGTGGACCACCTGGACCCGATCTCCAAAACCCCGGAGCTGAAGTACTGCACGGTGCGCGTGGAGCCGATCGCCGACCAGGCCTGGGCGGAAAACCACGCGCGCGGCGTCTACGCGCGGCTGAAGGCGGACCTGCGCCAGGCCGCGCTGGCGGAGTAG
- a CDS encoding 4Fe-4S dicluster domain-containing protein: MNRFIIAEPQNCIGCRTCEVACALAHAPSPGEPLSPDTFHPRLTVIKSARISTPVLCRQCDDAPCLNACPSGAIVYAGNSVQVLQERCVGCKTCMVACPYGAMQVVTEPQRPQPGSFATRQLKAKALKCDLCVGKAGGPACIATCPTKALRIVEPQALEAAMKKRREQAALDTPALSL, translated from the coding sequence ATGAATCGGTTCATCATCGCTGAACCCCAAAACTGCATCGGCTGCCGCACCTGCGAGGTGGCGTGCGCCTTGGCCCATGCGCCAAGCCCCGGCGAACCATTGTCGCCTGACACCTTCCACCCGCGGCTGACGGTGATCAAGAGCGCGCGCATCAGCACGCCGGTGCTGTGCCGGCAGTGCGACGACGCGCCCTGTCTGAACGCCTGTCCGAGCGGGGCCATCGTCTACGCCGGCAATAGCGTGCAGGTGCTGCAGGAGCGCTGCGTGGGCTGCAAGACCTGCATGGTGGCCTGTCCTTACGGCGCGATGCAGGTGGTGACCGAGCCGCAGCGGCCGCAGCCCGGCAGCTTCGCCACGCGCCAGCTCAAGGCCAAGGCTTTGAAGTGCGACTTGTGCGTAGGGAAGGCCGGCGGGCCGGCATGCATCGCCACCTGTCCCACCAAGGCGCTGCGCATAGTGGAGCCGCAGGCGCTGGAGGCCGCCATGAAGAAACGCCGGGAGCAGGCCGCGCTGGACACGCCGGCGCTATCGCTCTGA
- the hypD gene encoding hydrogenase formation protein HypD, with protein MKYIEAFRDGELARRLAAAIHAEADPARPYRLMEFCGGHTHAIARYGLPDLLPANIRLIHGPGCPVCVLPTGRIDSAIALAREPGLILCTYADTLRVPASGGVSLLKARAAGADVRMVYSCDDALAIAQAHPDRQVVFFAIGFETTTPPTAAVIQRARQLGLANFSVFCNHVLTPAAMVHIMESQGDPDAVALDGFIGPAHVSTVIGYGAYEGFAAQYRRPVVISGFEPLDVMQSILMLVRQLNQGRAQVENQFSRVVSREGNRKAQAICEQVFELRDEYDWRGLGTVPLSALRIREEYADLDAEQRFALPYRQVPDHKACECAAILRGQKQPADCRAFGAACTPERPLGACMVSSEGACAAHFTYGRFRAADHNGDAA; from the coding sequence ATGAAATACATTGAAGCGTTCCGCGACGGCGAACTGGCGCGGCGGCTGGCCGCCGCCATCCATGCCGAGGCCGATCCCGCGCGGCCATACCGGCTGATGGAATTCTGCGGCGGCCACACCCACGCCATCGCCCGCTACGGCCTGCCGGACCTTTTGCCCGCCAACATCCGCCTGATCCACGGCCCCGGCTGCCCAGTATGCGTGCTGCCCACCGGCCGCATAGACAGCGCCATCGCGCTGGCGCGCGAGCCTGGGCTGATCCTGTGCACCTACGCCGACACCCTGCGCGTGCCGGCCAGCGGGGGCGTTTCCCTGCTCAAGGCCCGCGCCGCCGGCGCCGACGTGCGCATGGTGTACAGCTGCGACGACGCGCTGGCCATCGCCCAGGCCCATCCAGACCGCCAGGTGGTCTTCTTCGCCATCGGCTTTGAAACCACCACGCCGCCCACCGCCGCCGTCATCCAGCGCGCGCGCCAGCTGGGCCTGGCCAATTTCAGCGTGTTCTGCAACCACGTGCTCACCCCTGCCGCCATGGTGCACATTATGGAATCGCAAGGCGATCCGGACGCGGTGGCGCTGGACGGCTTCATCGGCCCCGCCCACGTCAGCACGGTGATAGGCTACGGCGCGTACGAGGGCTTCGCCGCCCAATACCGCCGCCCGGTGGTGATTTCCGGCTTCGAGCCGCTGGACGTGATGCAGTCCATCCTCATGCTGGTGCGCCAGCTCAACCAAGGCCGCGCCCAAGTGGAAAACCAGTTCAGCCGCGTGGTCAGCCGCGAGGGAAACCGCAAGGCGCAGGCGATATGCGAACAAGTGTTCGAGCTGCGCGACGAATACGACTGGCGCGGCCTGGGCACAGTGCCGCTGAGCGCCTTGCGCATCCGCGAGGAATACGCGGACCTGGACGCCGAACAGCGCTTCGCCCTGCCCTACCGCCAGGTGCCGGACCACAAGGCCTGCGAGTGCGCCGCCATCCTGCGCGGCCAAAAACAGCCGGCCGACTGCCGCGCCTTTGGCGCCGCCTGCACGCCGGAGCGGCCGCTGGGCGCCTGCATGGTGTCGTCCGAAGGCGCTTGCGCCGCCCATTTCACCTATGGCCGCTTCCGCGCGGCCGATCACAACGGAGACGCGGCATGA
- the moaA gene encoding GTP 3',8-cyclase MoaA — translation MDKPPLIDRHGRRIAYLRLSVTDRCDLRCRYCRPAGDASYAERADWLSFAEIRRLVGLFAAMGVGRVRLTGGEPLLRAGIVDLVADLAAAPGVRDLSLSTNATRLARHAAALKAAGLGRVNVSLDSLRRECVSALCGRDSLDATLAGLMAAKTAGLAPIKLNMVALRGVNDGEIESMAAFCFEHGFILRLIEAMPMGEAGRAAAYLPLDGARDRLVGRFDLRPCASELGGGPARYWQTADGRGQVGFITPLSQHFCATCNRVRLAVDGALYLCLGQEHKLELRPLLRGGADDGELEDAIRRAVADKPWGHDFAAAPSRVLRFMSHTGG, via the coding sequence ATGGACAAGCCGCCGCTGATCGACCGCCACGGCCGGCGCATCGCCTATCTGCGGCTGTCGGTGACCGACCGCTGCGATCTGCGCTGCCGCTATTGTCGGCCGGCGGGCGACGCGTCCTACGCCGAGCGGGCGGATTGGCTGAGCTTCGCCGAAATCCGCCGTCTGGTGGGCCTGTTCGCCGCCATGGGCGTGGGCCGGGTGCGGCTGACCGGCGGCGAGCCGCTGCTGCGCGCCGGCATCGTCGATCTGGTGGCGGACTTGGCCGCCGCGCCCGGCGTGCGCGACCTGTCGCTGTCCACCAACGCCACCCGGCTGGCCCGGCACGCCGCCGCGCTGAAGGCGGCCGGCCTGGGCCGGGTCAATGTCAGCCTGGATTCGCTCAGGCGCGAATGCGTGAGCGCCTTGTGCGGGCGGGACAGCCTGGACGCCACGCTGGCCGGGCTGATGGCGGCCAAGACGGCCGGACTGGCCCCGATCAAGCTGAATATGGTGGCGCTGCGCGGCGTCAACGACGGCGAGATCGAGTCGATGGCGGCATTTTGCTTCGAGCATGGCTTCATCCTGCGCCTGATCGAGGCGATGCCGATGGGCGAGGCCGGCCGCGCCGCCGCCTACCTGCCGTTGGACGGCGCGCGGGACCGGCTGGTGGGCCGCTTTGACCTGCGGCCGTGCGCCAGCGAGTTGGGCGGCGGCCCCGCCCGCTACTGGCAGACGGCGGACGGGCGCGGGCAGGTGGGTTTCATCACGCCGCTGTCCCAGCACTTCTGCGCCACCTGCAACCGCGTGCGGCTGGCAGTGGATGGCGCGCTTTATCTCTGCCTGGGCCAGGAGCATAAGCTGGAATTGCGGCCGCTGCTGCGCGGCGGCGCCGATGATGGCGAGCTGGAAGACGCCATCCGGCGCGCGGTGGCGGACAAGCCCTGGGGGCATGATTTTGCAGCCGCGCCCAGCCGGGTGCTGCGCTTCATGTCGCACACCGGAGGCTGA